The following are from one region of the Methanoculleus caldifontis genome:
- a CDS encoding methanogenesis marker 15 protein, which translates to MSRKVRIAQLSCGPEYSGIQKEIYDAAESVDAEVFFPDIALADVERAVDAFGLDVRSADLKLMIARGKALVDGKVDADGVFIGTCFRCAEAAIVRNELRRYIHEHSRLPVVSYSFTERTTAGTLLTRMEALTTIARRRALLAREEQTGITMGVDSGSSTTKAVVMKENKIVGTGWLPTTEVIASADGAVAQALEMAGLTRDDIQAIGTTGYGRFLIGKHLGADLVQEELTVNSKGAVYLAGHQRGAATVIDIGGMDNKAISVIDGIPGTFTMGGICAGASGRFLEMTAKRLGVDITELGPLAMKGMGANVPMNSYCIVFGTQSLVNALAAGSSREDVAAAACHSVAEQVFEQQLQEVDIKEPVIMVGGTSLIEGLVYAMGRLLQTEIVVPPYSQYIGAVGSALLASGFIKGE; encoded by the coding sequence ATGAGCCGGAAGGTCCGGATCGCCCAGCTCTCCTGCGGGCCGGAGTACAGCGGGATCCAGAAGGAGATCTACGACGCCGCCGAGTCGGTGGACGCCGAGGTCTTCTTCCCCGACATCGCTCTCGCCGACGTCGAGCGGGCGGTCGACGCCTTCGGCCTCGACGTCCGGAGCGCCGACTTAAAACTGATGATCGCCCGGGGCAAAGCCCTGGTCGACGGGAAGGTCGACGCGGACGGGGTCTTCATCGGCACCTGTTTCCGGTGCGCCGAGGCGGCGATCGTCCGAAATGAACTCCGGCGCTACATCCACGAGCACTCCCGGCTGCCCGTGGTGAGTTACTCCTTCACCGAGCGGACGACCGCGGGCACCCTCCTCACGAGGATGGAGGCCCTGACCACCATCGCCCGCCGGCGGGCGCTCCTCGCCCGCGAGGAGCAGACCGGGATCACGATGGGCGTCGACTCGGGTTCGAGCACCACGAAAGCGGTCGTGATGAAGGAGAACAAGATCGTCGGCACCGGCTGGCTCCCGACGACCGAGGTGATCGCGAGCGCCGACGGCGCCGTCGCGCAGGCGCTCGAGATGGCCGGCCTCACCCGGGACGATATCCAGGCGATCGGGACCACCGGCTACGGCCGGTTCCTGATCGGCAAACACCTCGGCGCCGATCTCGTCCAGGAAGAACTGACGGTGAACTCGAAGGGTGCCGTCTACCTCGCCGGCCACCAGCGGGGCGCTGCGACCGTCATCGATATCGGCGGGATGGACAACAAGGCGATCAGCGTCATCGACGGGATACCCGGCACCTTCACGATGGGCGGGATCTGCGCCGGCGCGAGCGGCCGGTTCCTTGAGATGACCGCAAAGCGCCTCGGCGTGGACATCACCGAGCTCGGCCCCCTCGCCATGAAGGGCATGGGCGCGAACGTCCCGATGAACAGTTACTGCATCGTCTTCGGGACGCAGAGCCTGGTGAACGCGCTCGCCGCCGGGTCCTCGCGGGAGGACGTGGCGGCAGCGGCCTGCCACAGCGTCGCCGAACAGGTCTTCGAACAGCAGTTGCAGGAGGTCGACATCAAGGAGCCGGTGATCATGGTCGGCGGCACCTCGCTCATCGAGGGCCTGGTCTACGCGATGGGCCGGCTCCTCCAGACCGAGATCGTCGTCCCGCCGTACTCGCAGTACATCGGCGCCGTCGGGTCGGCCCTCCTCGCGTCCGGGTTCATCAAGGGGGAGTAG
- a CDS encoding methanogenesis marker 5 protein, whose product MAKVFIYPATSLILSDLVARFGHKPLGAALGIRERIQTAGVDSPPLQITPEDPKRGLKYAAVEVPSGVRGRMAIYGPLIEEAEAAIIVTDADLAFGCMGCARTDELILFSLRQKDMPILELKYPTTDEEGIEFVAAVRKFLTSLPKGGES is encoded by the coding sequence ATGGCAAAGGTGTTTATCTACCCTGCAACGAGCCTCATCCTCTCCGACCTTGTGGCCCGGTTCGGGCATAAGCCGCTCGGTGCAGCCCTCGGTATCCGGGAGCGGATACAGACCGCCGGGGTCGACTCCCCGCCCCTCCAGATCACGCCCGAAGACCCCAAGCGCGGCCTGAAATATGCTGCGGTCGAGGTGCCGTCCGGCGTCCGGGGCCGGATGGCGATCTACGGCCCCCTCATCGAGGAGGCTGAGGCCGCGATCATCGTCACCGACGCAGACCTCGCGTTCGGGTGCATGGGCTGCGCCCGCACCGACGAGTTGATCCTCTTCTCCCTGCGCCAGAAGGATATGCCGATCCTGGAACTGAAGTACCCGACGACCGACGAAGAGGGCATCGAGTTCGTCGCCGCCGTCAGGAAGTTCCTCACGAGCCTCCCGAAAGGAGGCGAATCATGA
- a CDS encoding methanogenesis marker 6 protein, with protein MADYTPDYVGTVTKYVFVESPTMTAGELALRAYEASEGVLIKETCFGLQVTGEPEAVEKLIEEIRTFDPVHIFVKDRGFPPGDPRRCRANLGGARPGYLGHEREFRVLRYITRGLEELDRRGEEPEEPEKPAVPPARGKRPLLDIKRLQELIETEES; from the coding sequence ATGGCTGATTATACCCCCGACTACGTCGGCACGGTGACCAAATACGTCTTCGTCGAGTCGCCGACGATGACCGCGGGCGAGCTCGCCCTCAGAGCATACGAGGCCTCCGAAGGCGTCCTGATCAAAGAGACCTGTTTCGGGCTCCAGGTGACCGGCGAACCGGAGGCCGTCGAGAAACTCATCGAGGAGATCCGGACCTTCGACCCCGTCCACATCTTCGTCAAGGACCGGGGGTTCCCTCCGGGCGACCCGAGACGCTGCCGGGCGAACCTCGGCGGGGCGAGGCCGGGCTACCTCGGCCATGAACGGGAGTTCCGGGTCCTCCGCTACATCACCCGCGGCCTCGAGGAACTCGACCGGCGGGGCGAGGAGCCTGAGGAGCCGGAGAAGCCGGCGGTGCCGCCTGCACGCGGGAAGAGACCGCTACTCGATATCAAACGACTGCAAGAACTGATAGAGACAGAGGAGTCCTGA
- the mmp3 gene encoding methyl-coenzyme M reductase-associated protein Mmp3: protein MMEIHLDGKRVEVPAGSRLGDLLPEWDFRFSVAVIRPALEEDAAESQEVRFVTTAGEFVVEVADPAFTARLLRPGLADRLNLHWQDRYAAALGPFESNIRPARAPGRYERGDVVLGCGGYDPAQSYLIFARMRHTADYGAPADGGVIGRVVTGRGLLDRLGEGDRVTGLERILRRADRSHATITRDAELPLEDGMQVVTFVEAEVQGAGEDGFDTRTARSVEHFLLSVQGGRFRVGRSSSTHILDPHLVPTKVPPEFSGPRLEGTVTVRTAGKSTGAVYIYTQGVSASPVHTVVGKVVHGLELVRFAGEGDLLAIRAKPEQFDLVGLSLAEAGEVAARRGIAFAADGDEGDRVVVGQTPATTLEVLAAGAVRVATEPSGSVVSITLDEAAAPRSVTIFREVTGLKHHAVGKMPLAFQFEDVFLFKPKIAKGVGIIPENTPTGEVPAYTLAMTNDSRRGAGMVGIRTTPNAEFGPTSEPLTGTNVIGKVLDAGDLPKMREGATIYVREVK from the coding sequence ATGATGGAGATCCACCTGGACGGAAAGCGTGTTGAGGTTCCAGCGGGTTCCCGGCTGGGGGATCTCCTCCCGGAGTGGGACTTCCGGTTCAGTGTCGCCGTCATCCGGCCGGCGCTCGAGGAGGATGCGGCGGAGTCGCAGGAGGTCAGGTTCGTCACCACGGCCGGCGAGTTCGTCGTCGAGGTGGCGGATCCGGCGTTCACCGCCCGGCTCCTCCGGCCCGGGCTTGCCGACCGGCTCAACCTCCACTGGCAGGACCGCTACGCCGCCGCTCTCGGCCCGTTCGAGTCGAACATCCGGCCGGCACGGGCACCGGGGCGGTACGAGCGCGGCGACGTCGTCCTCGGCTGCGGGGGCTACGACCCCGCTCAATCCTACCTGATCTTCGCCCGCATGAGGCATACCGCCGACTACGGCGCCCCGGCGGACGGCGGCGTCATCGGCAGGGTCGTGACCGGCCGGGGTTTGCTCGACCGTCTCGGCGAGGGCGACCGGGTCACGGGGCTCGAGCGGATCCTCCGCCGTGCCGACCGTTCTCACGCGACCATCACCCGCGACGCGGAACTGCCGCTCGAGGACGGGATGCAGGTCGTCACGTTCGTGGAGGCGGAGGTCCAGGGCGCCGGGGAGGACGGGTTCGATACCCGGACCGCCCGGAGCGTCGAGCACTTCCTCCTCTCCGTCCAGGGCGGCCGGTTCCGGGTGGGCCGCTCGAGCAGCACCCATATCCTCGACCCGCACCTGGTCCCGACGAAAGTCCCCCCGGAGTTCTCCGGGCCCCGGCTCGAGGGGACCGTCACGGTCAGGACCGCCGGGAAGTCGACGGGAGCCGTCTACATCTACACGCAGGGGGTCTCGGCAAGCCCGGTGCATACCGTCGTCGGGAAGGTCGTCCACGGCCTCGAACTCGTCCGGTTCGCCGGGGAGGGGGACCTCCTCGCCATCCGGGCGAAGCCGGAGCAGTTCGACCTCGTCGGCCTCAGCCTTGCGGAGGCGGGGGAGGTCGCCGCCCGGCGCGGGATCGCTTTTGCCGCGGACGGGGATGAGGGCGACCGCGTGGTGGTCGGCCAGACCCCGGCGACGACCCTCGAGGTCCTCGCCGCGGGAGCGGTCCGGGTCGCGACGGAGCCGTCCGGGTCCGTCGTCAGCATCACCCTCGACGAGGCCGCCGCGCCCCGGTCGGTCACTATCTTCCGCGAGGTGACCGGGCTCAAGCACCACGCCGTCGGGAAGATGCCGCTCGCCTTCCAGTTCGAGGACGTCTTCCTCTTCAAGCCTAAGATCGCGAAGGGCGTCGGGATAATCCCGGAGAACACCCCGACAGGCGAGGTCCCGGCCTACACCCTCGCGATGACGAACGACTCCCGGCGGGGTGCCGGCATGGTCGGCATCCGGACGACGCCGAACGCCGAGTTCGGCCCGACCTCCGAGCCGCTTACAGGGACGAACGTCATCGGGAAGGTCCTCGATGCCGGAGACCTCCCGAAAATGCGCGAGGGAGCGACGATATACGTGCGAGAGGTGAAGTGA
- the atwA gene encoding methyl coenzyme M reductase system, component A2: MTPLITVKDLCMEFNGTVVLKGINFEVAEGETVGIIGRSGAGKTVLMHLMRGVDQPPTRGSIVYHVAACDRCEYIGVPSEVGKPCPACGGELKPVDVDFWTEESEGMKRRIMRRTAIMFQRTFALYGDDRVIENILRALDDIGYPPERAVSRAADLIDQVRLSHRMMHIARDLSGGEKQRVVLARQLAKNPFMLYADEPTGTLDPETATLVHRMLIESAEQNDMAMVITSHFSNVIKDVVDRAILLENGEIKCIGAPEEIIGRFMENYSDAEQHEVTEVGEKILVARDVVKRYLSVDRGVVRAVNGVSYDVGEKEIFGIIGKSGAGKTTLSRIISGILEPTSGEMNIRIGEDWIDMTKPGIENRGRAKGYIGLLHQEYDLYPHRTVLDNLTDAIGLEFPKELAMRKAIITLGMAGFTPEKSKEILERYPGQLSEGEKHRVALAQVLIREPLLIVLDEPTGTMDPITKIDVKHSILHAREEMDETFIVVSHDMEFVRDICDRVALMRGGKIIKMGPTEEVLAHLTEEERKVMGGGGAS, encoded by the coding sequence ATGACCCCACTCATCACGGTAAAGGACCTCTGTATGGAGTTCAACGGGACCGTTGTACTCAAAGGCATCAACTTCGAGGTGGCGGAGGGAGAGACTGTCGGCATTATCGGGAGAAGCGGGGCCGGCAAGACTGTTCTCATGCATCTCATGCGGGGTGTGGACCAGCCCCCGACACGGGGATCGATCGTCTACCACGTCGCTGCCTGCGACCGATGCGAATACATCGGTGTCCCGAGCGAGGTGGGGAAGCCGTGCCCTGCGTGCGGCGGCGAACTCAAGCCCGTGGACGTCGACTTCTGGACGGAGGAGAGCGAGGGGATGAAACGGCGGATCATGCGCAGGACCGCGATCATGTTCCAGCGGACGTTCGCCCTCTACGGCGACGACCGGGTGATCGAGAACATCCTCCGGGCGCTCGACGACATCGGCTACCCCCCGGAGAGGGCGGTCAGCAGGGCCGCGGACCTCATCGACCAGGTCAGGCTCTCCCACCGGATGATGCACATCGCCCGCGACCTCTCCGGCGGCGAGAAGCAGCGGGTGGTGCTCGCCCGGCAGCTCGCGAAGAACCCGTTCATGCTGTATGCCGACGAACCGACCGGGACGCTCGACCCGGAGACCGCCACCCTCGTCCACCGGATGCTCATCGAGAGCGCCGAGCAGAACGATATGGCGATGGTGATCACGTCCCACTTCTCAAACGTCATCAAAGACGTCGTGGACCGGGCCATCCTCCTTGAGAACGGGGAGATCAAGTGTATCGGCGCCCCCGAGGAGATCATCGGCCGGTTCATGGAGAACTACAGCGATGCCGAGCAGCACGAGGTCACGGAGGTCGGCGAGAAGATCCTGGTCGCCCGGGACGTCGTCAAACGCTACCTCTCGGTCGACAGGGGCGTGGTCCGGGCGGTCAACGGCGTCTCCTACGACGTTGGCGAGAAGGAGATCTTCGGGATCATCGGCAAGAGCGGTGCGGGGAAGACGACCCTCTCAAGGATCATCTCCGGGATCCTCGAGCCCACCAGCGGCGAGATGAACATCCGGATCGGCGAGGACTGGATCGATATGACCAAACCCGGCATCGAGAACCGGGGGCGTGCGAAGGGCTACATCGGCCTCCTCCACCAGGAGTACGACCTCTACCCGCACCGGACGGTGCTCGACAATCTCACCGACGCGATAGGCCTTGAGTTCCCGAAAGAACTCGCGATGCGAAAGGCGATCATCACCCTCGGGATGGCAGGGTTCACCCCCGAGAAGAGCAAGGAGATCCTGGAGCGGTATCCGGGCCAGCTCTCCGAGGGCGAGAAGCACCGGGTGGCGCTCGCCCAGGTCCTCATCCGCGAGCCCCTGCTGATCGTCCTCGACGAGCCGACCGGGACGATGGACCCCATCACGAAGATCGACGTGAAACACTCGATCCTCCACGCCCGCGAGGAGATGGACGAGACCTTTATCGTGGTCTCTCACGACATGGAGTTCGTGCGCGACATCTGCGACAGGGTTGCCCTCATGCGGGGGGGCAAGATCATCAAGATGGGGCCGACGGAAGAGGTGCTCGCTCACCTCACCGAGGAAGAACGAAAGGTGATGGGAGGCGGCGGCGCCTCCTGA
- a CDS encoding HAD family hydrolase: protein MSVAVVFDSAGTLLRTYRVARDLLHDEMLIEVETTTLTFGDEARVLVVLHLHSRDVIEAPEGQLLSKFLVERSVGFGVACSRRVIPAEEVGALLYSEGHARIADLQACIREVWRCCRRESIVTMNSGVILNMDLSCIEFAVTTGGRPFDGAREAISELHRLGVPAYIASGDRVAKLERMGDYLGIPRERVYGVATPSMKARIVEDLQEQYDRVVMVGDAINDLNAFRKADLAVLTEQQSDRKPEILYTSVDRVIRNVSEVPGIVEELLNGTEAPGKKCNNINSNMIPRED, encoded by the coding sequence ATGTCGGTTGCCGTTGTTTTTGACAGTGCGGGCACGCTTCTTAGGACCTACCGCGTAGCACGCGATCTCCTCCACGACGAGATGCTGATCGAGGTCGAGACCACGACGCTCACCTTCGGCGACGAGGCGAGGGTGCTCGTCGTCCTCCACCTCCACTCCCGCGACGTCATCGAGGCGCCGGAGGGCCAGCTCCTCTCGAAGTTCCTCGTCGAGCGGTCGGTGGGTTTTGGGGTGGCCTGTTCCCGGCGGGTCATCCCCGCCGAGGAGGTCGGTGCCCTCCTCTACTCGGAAGGACATGCCCGGATCGCCGACCTCCAGGCCTGCATCCGCGAGGTCTGGCGGTGCTGCAGGCGGGAGTCGATCGTCACCATGAACAGCGGCGTGATCCTGAACATGGACCTCTCCTGCATCGAGTTCGCGGTGACGACCGGCGGGAGGCCGTTCGACGGCGCACGAGAGGCGATCAGCGAACTGCACCGGCTCGGCGTCCCCGCCTACATAGCCTCCGGCGACCGGGTGGCGAAGCTCGAGCGGATGGGCGACTACCTCGGCATCCCCCGGGAGCGGGTCTACGGCGTTGCCACGCCCTCGATGAAGGCCCGGATCGTCGAAGACCTCCAGGAGCAGTACGACAGAGTCGTCATGGTCGGCGACGCCATCAACGACCTCAACGCCTTCCGGAAGGCGGATCTCGCAGTGCTGACCGAGCAGCAGTCCGACCGGAAACCCGAGATCCTCTATACCAGCGTCGACCGCGTGATCCGGAACGTCAGCGAGGTGCCCGGCATCGTGGAGGAACTCCTCAACGGCACCGAGGCGCCCGGAAAGAAATGCAACAATATAAACTCTAATATGATACCACGAGAAGACTAG
- a CDS encoding ribose 1,5-bisphosphate isomerase, translating to MVLSETAERIKSMEIRGAGRIARAAALALADYAGTLDTSDPDVFRREMRNAADTLTGTRPTAVSLPNAVRYVMRALDSFESVEAGRSAVVRQAAAFVEESEHAIGRIAAIGARHISDGDVLMTHCNSEAALSCILEAHRQGKELEVYATEVRPRGQGLVTIRALNDAGIKTNYIIDSAVRYFINDVDLVFVGADAIAVNGAVVNKIGTAQIAHAAHEARTNVIVAAETYKFAPRTILGELIEIEERDPYEVLPREEAERLPFVRVRNPAFDVTPAEYIDLIVTEQGAIPPGLAFTVIRDYLGWKIEELR from the coding sequence ATGGTACTGAGTGAGACGGCAGAACGCATAAAGAGTATGGAGATCCGGGGCGCCGGCAGGATCGCCCGGGCGGCCGCCCTTGCGCTGGCCGATTACGCCGGAACGCTCGATACGTCCGACCCCGACGTCTTCCGGCGTGAGATGCGGAACGCGGCAGATACGCTCACCGGGACCCGGCCGACGGCCGTCTCGCTCCCGAACGCGGTGCGCTACGTGATGCGGGCTCTGGACTCGTTTGAGTCCGTCGAGGCCGGGCGGAGCGCGGTCGTCCGGCAGGCGGCGGCGTTCGTGGAGGAGTCCGAGCACGCGATAGGGAGGATAGCGGCGATCGGGGCACGCCACATCTCCGACGGCGACGTCCTGATGACCCACTGCAACTCCGAGGCGGCGCTCTCGTGCATCCTCGAGGCCCACCGGCAGGGGAAGGAACTTGAGGTCTACGCGACGGAAGTGCGCCCTCGCGGCCAGGGCCTCGTCACGATCAGGGCACTGAACGACGCCGGGATCAAGACGAACTACATCATCGATTCCGCCGTCCGCTACTTCATCAACGACGTCGACCTCGTCTTCGTCGGCGCCGACGCGATCGCGGTGAACGGGGCGGTGGTGAACAAGATCGGGACCGCCCAGATCGCCCATGCCGCGCACGAGGCCCGGACGAACGTCATCGTCGCGGCCGAGACCTATAAGTTTGCTCCGAGGACGATCCTCGGCGAACTGATCGAGATCGAGGAGCGGGACCCCTACGAGGTGCTCCCCCGCGAGGAGGCGGAGAGGCTCCCCTTCGTGCGGGTCAGGAACCCGGCCTTCGACGTGACGCCCGCGGAGTACATCGACCTGATCGTCACCGAGCAGGGGGCGATCCCGCCGGGGCTCGCGTTCACGGTGATAAGGGATTACCTGGGGTGGAAGATCGAGGAACTGCGGTGA
- a CDS encoding DUF7557 family protein, translating to MASTTIKIDVELRDRLNALKVHPRESYNEVIERLVEIAIDEEPLSEETIRRIEESLEDLRAGRVYTLEEVMAELKEE from the coding sequence ATGGCAAGCACCACCATCAAGATCGACGTAGAACTCAGGGACCGGCTCAACGCCCTGAAGGTCCATCCCCGGGAGTCGTACAACGAAGTGATCGAGCGTCTGGTCGAGATAGCGATCGACGAAGAGCCGCTCAGCGAAGAGACGATCCGGCGAATCGAGGAATCGCTTGAGGATCTCAGGGCCGGACGAGTCTACACCTTAGAGGAGGTCATGGCGGAGCTGAAGGAGGAATGA
- a CDS encoding type II toxin-antitoxin system RelE family toxin — translation MTYRVVITAAARHDLRSIPRPIAVKIGEEIVSLAGETEPKKHLKRLKGASNPPFYSLRIGDYRAILSIIDDLLVIHVIAVGHRSKVYRRF, via the coding sequence ATGACCTACCGTGTGGTCATCACAGCAGCGGCCCGTCACGATCTCAGGAGCATTCCAAGACCTATAGCAGTCAAGATAGGCGAAGAGATTGTATCACTCGCCGGCGAGACCGAGCCGAAGAAGCATCTCAAACGATTGAAGGGAGCGAGCAACCCCCCGTTCTATTCGCTCCGGATCGGGGATTACCGGGCGATCCTCTCGATCATAGACGACCTCCTGGTGATCCATGTTATCGCGGTCGGACACCGGAGCAAGGTGTACCGGAGGTTCTGA
- the dapF gene encoding diaminopimelate epimerase — protein MEIAFTKLQGNGNDFILIDEFEQEAIPEEMKGGFAAIYCDRRFGIGADGVLFLQASETADVRMRLLQPDESEADMCGNGIRCLAKYAYDAGYVKESCSVETGAGIVSVTMGYAEDEFTATITMPEPKFERSGIPATGNGEYKEEIRGFTVYAANTGVPHAVVFVKEIGAVDIAVVGPAIRNHPSFPEGANVNFVEEAGDGTLRIRTFERGVEDETFSCGTGATASAAVAHHLGKTGDAVRVETKGGPLVIRISEAVTMEGPAETVFGGVILF, from the coding sequence ATGGAGATCGCGTTCACCAAACTGCAGGGAAACGGCAACGACTTTATTCTGATTGACGAATTCGAACAGGAAGCCATCCCCGAGGAGATGAAGGGAGGATTCGCGGCAATCTACTGCGACCGCCGGTTCGGCATCGGCGCCGACGGCGTCCTCTTCCTCCAGGCATCCGAGACGGCGGACGTCCGGATGCGGCTTTTGCAGCCCGACGAGAGCGAGGCCGATATGTGCGGGAACGGCATCAGGTGCCTCGCGAAGTACGCCTACGACGCCGGCTACGTCAAGGAGTCCTGCTCGGTCGAGACCGGGGCCGGGATCGTCTCCGTGACGATGGGCTACGCGGAGGACGAGTTCACCGCGACGATCACGATGCCAGAACCGAAATTCGAGCGGAGCGGCATCCCGGCAACCGGGAACGGCGAGTACAAGGAAGAGATCCGCGGTTTCACCGTCTACGCCGCAAACACCGGTGTCCCCCACGCGGTCGTCTTCGTCAAAGAGATCGGCGCCGTCGATATCGCCGTCGTCGGCCCGGCCATCCGGAACCACCCCTCATTCCCCGAGGGTGCGAACGTCAACTTCGTCGAAGAGGCCGGCGACGGCACGCTCCGGATACGGACGTTCGAGCGCGGCGTCGAGGACGAGACCTTCAGCTGCGGCACCGGCGCGACCGCGTCCGCCGCGGTCGCCCATCACCTCGGCAAAACAGGGGACGCGGTGAGGGTCGAGACGAAAGGCGGCCCGCTCGTCATCCGCATCAGCGAGGCCGTCACGATGGAAGGCCCCGCCGAGACGGTCTTTGGCGGCGTTATACTGTTCTGA
- the radB gene encoding DNA repair and recombination protein RadB, giving the protein MKQDRVSTGNPALDDLLGGGLERRTITQIYGEPASGKSTFCQMAAVASLRAGNSVVYIDTEGFSVERFTQVAGGRAAEFADRLYLFEPLDFAQQGTMLADAEGLLRKRDGNPVDLVVMDSATALYRTELDLGREALRRLSHHMIKLLGLAKKYDIPALITNQIYMDVERDRVAGLGGTALEHLSKAIIRLEKKDGGVRRAMLRKHRSRPEGLSFDFVITEDGIRTV; this is encoded by the coding sequence ATGAAGCAGGACAGGGTCAGCACGGGAAATCCGGCCCTCGACGACCTGCTGGGCGGCGGGCTCGAGCGGCGGACGATCACCCAGATCTACGGTGAGCCCGCGAGCGGCAAGAGCACCTTCTGCCAGATGGCGGCGGTCGCCTCCCTCCGGGCAGGGAACTCGGTCGTCTACATCGACACCGAGGGCTTCTCGGTCGAGCGGTTCACCCAGGTCGCCGGGGGGCGTGCCGCGGAGTTCGCCGACCGGCTCTACCTCTTCGAGCCGCTCGACTTCGCCCAGCAGGGGACGATGCTCGCCGACGCGGAGGGGCTGCTCAGGAAGCGGGACGGCAATCCCGTCGATCTGGTCGTGATGGACTCGGCGACCGCCCTCTACCGGACCGAGCTCGATCTCGGCCGTGAGGCGCTGCGGCGGCTCTCGCACCACATGATCAAGCTCCTCGGCCTCGCGAAGAAGTACGACATCCCGGCCCTGATCACGAACCAGATCTACATGGACGTGGAGCGGGACCGGGTGGCGGGGCTCGGCGGGACGGCGCTCGAACACCTCTCAAAGGCCATCATCAGGCTCGAAAAGAAGGACGGCGGTGTCCGGCGGGCGATGCTCCGGAAGCACCGGTCCCGGCCGGAAGGCCTCTCGTTCGATTTTGTGATCACCGAGGACGGGATCAGAACAGTATAA
- the larC gene encoding nickel pincer cofactor biosynthesis protein LarC → MNTLLFDPFNGAAGDMIIGSLLDLGADEGLVRAAMRSVVGEPTIERVDRSGIRAVRVRAHAPVEHRTLEEVLDRVAGSDAPAPAREMARRVFLRIHRAEESIHGPGAHFHEVGADDAVADVVGACTALHALGVGGVAVHPVALGRGFAVGAHGTFPIPAPATVAILAASDLRTVPGNEERELCTPTGAALLAEFSTVRPEDLGPATIRAVGYGAGSRDPPGRPNVLRSMLVATEERGHGDRIDILETNVDDVTGEALAYTIGRLMEEGARDASAIPVVMKKGRSGHLVRVICRPDATDNLIGVMAAELGTLGIRCIPMVHRAVAERTIEPVTVTLRGRELTIDVKCGWCGGKIASFKAEYEQAAASARDLGVPLREVTGAVEAAARRIFIERGVLEP, encoded by the coding sequence ATGAACACACTTCTCTTCGACCCGTTCAACGGTGCCGCAGGCGACATGATCATCGGTTCTCTCCTCGATCTGGGGGCCGATGAAGGTCTTGTGCGGGCAGCGATGCGTTCGGTCGTCGGCGAGCCGACGATAGAGCGGGTGGACCGCTCCGGGATCCGGGCAGTCCGGGTGAGAGCGCATGCCCCGGTCGAGCACCGCACCCTCGAGGAGGTGCTCGACCGGGTGGCCGGGAGCGATGCACCCGCCCCGGCACGGGAGATGGCCCGGCGGGTCTTTCTCCGGATACACCGGGCCGAGGAGAGCATCCACGGGCCGGGGGCCCACTTCCACGAGGTGGGTGCGGACGACGCCGTCGCCGACGTGGTGGGGGCCTGCACCGCCCTTCACGCCCTCGGCGTCGGGGGGGTCGCCGTCCACCCGGTCGCTCTCGGGAGGGGATTCGCGGTCGGTGCCCACGGCACCTTCCCCATACCGGCCCCGGCGACCGTGGCGATCCTTGCAGCATCGGACCTCCGGACGGTTCCCGGCAACGAGGAGCGGGAGCTCTGCACCCCGACGGGGGCGGCGCTCCTCGCAGAGTTCTCGACGGTCCGGCCCGAAGACCTCGGCCCGGCGACCATCCGGGCAGTCGGCTACGGGGCCGGGAGCCGCGACCCGCCGGGACGGCCGAACGTCCTCCGCTCGATGCTCGTTGCGACGGAGGAGCGGGGCCACGGCGACCGCATCGACATCCTCGAGACGAACGTCGACGACGTCACCGGGGAGGCCCTCGCCTACACGATCGGCCGCCTGATGGAGGAGGGGGCACGGGACGCAAGCGCCATTCCGGTGGTGATGAAGAAGGGGCGGAGCGGCCACCTCGTCCGGGTAATCTGCCGGCCCGACGCGACTGACAATCTTATAGGCGTGATGGCCGCCGAGCTCGGCACGCTCGGGATCCGCTGCATCCCGATGGTCCACCGGGCCGTAGCCGAGCGGACGATCGAGCCGGTCACGGTGACCCTCCGGGGCCGGGAACTGACGATCGACGTCAAATGCGGCTGGTGCGGTGGGAAGATCGCCTCCTTCAAGGCGGAGTACGAGCAGGCGGCGGCCTCTGCCCGCGACCTCGGTGTCCCCCTCAGGGAGGTCACCGGGGCGGTCGAAGCGGCTGCACGCCGGATCTTCATCGAGCGGGGTGTGCTCGAACCATGA